A region of Fimbriimonadaceae bacterium DNA encodes the following proteins:
- the ftsA_1 gene encoding Cell division protein FtsA, giving the protein MTVGGRKHATSGTTTLGLDIGTSVVKLVVARGNSGRVSIRQAGAFSASIEMVDNGVVKNPRALGKQIRDWARSAGMEALPTVFSIPGSAAALRWVSLPQVRGDERRGAAMIKVRRHLPFPVESAYIEATESLDAQEDRTRQSLVIAVPRPVVDSRAEAIMYAGFQPVAAELEAQAVLRVVERRLSERGALWRNASLTIIDVGGRNTHMYVVQNQTLQFIRSVKFGSHLIASALANALDISIEDAQEHLSQQKTQLRHDGTVVIETDGVTAIANIATEVNKLVREFLRLLRYFRSLHPERSYAGILDHLVLCGGLVGLRGFAEYLGENLGLRVETARPFTGMLAEVDAEGFQEVSRRQETYTVAVGLAVSGIEHSEEMKGGNQHEREFHWKRAS; this is encoded by the coding sequence ATGACCGTCGGGGGCCGCAAGCACGCAACGTCCGGCACGACGACCCTGGGTCTGGACATCGGTACGAGCGTGGTGAAGCTCGTGGTTGCTCGCGGCAACTCCGGTCGAGTATCGATCCGGCAAGCCGGTGCGTTCTCGGCGTCAATCGAAATGGTCGATAACGGGGTTGTAAAAAACCCTCGAGCGCTTGGCAAACAGATTCGGGACTGGGCCAGGTCCGCAGGAATGGAGGCACTTCCAACGGTGTTTTCAATTCCCGGCAGCGCCGCGGCGCTTCGATGGGTGAGCCTTCCTCAGGTTCGTGGGGACGAGCGGCGGGGTGCGGCAATGATCAAGGTCCGTCGGCACCTGCCGTTTCCGGTCGAGTCGGCATACATCGAGGCTACCGAGAGCCTAGATGCCCAGGAAGATCGAACGCGGCAATCCCTGGTAATAGCTGTTCCCCGTCCTGTTGTGGACTCCCGCGCGGAGGCAATTATGTATGCCGGTTTCCAGCCCGTTGCAGCGGAGCTTGAGGCCCAGGCGGTCCTTCGCGTGGTGGAGAGGAGATTGTCAGAGCGAGGAGCGCTCTGGCGAAACGCGTCCTTGACGATTATCGACGTCGGTGGCAGAAATACCCACATGTATGTGGTCCAGAACCAGACCCTTCAGTTCATCCGCAGTGTCAAGTTCGGATCGCATTTAATCGCATCGGCGCTGGCGAATGCACTGGATATCTCGATTGAGGACGCCCAGGAGCACCTTTCGCAGCAGAAGACGCAGCTTAGGCATGACGGCACCGTGGTAATCGAAACGGACGGCGTAACCGCCATCGCAAACATCGCAACCGAGGTCAACAAGCTCGTTCGCGAGTTCCTCAGGCTGCTCCGCTACTTCCGGTCGCTTCACCCGGAGCGCAGTTATGCCGGCATCCTCGATCACCTCGTGCTGTGTGGAGGACTGGTTGGATTGCGTGGATTTGCCGAGTATTTGGGTGAGAACCTCGGTCTTCGTGTGGAAACCGCTCGCCCCTTCACGGGAATGTTGGCGGAGGTCGACGCTGAGGGGTTCCAGGAAGTCTCGAGACGACAGGAGACCTATACCGTCGCAGTTGGATTGGCCGTCTCCGGCATCGAGCATAGCGAGGAAATGAAAGGAGGTAATCAGCATGAACGCGAGTTCCATTGGAAACGGGCCAGCTAG